The following coding sequences lie in one Chryseobacterium shigense genomic window:
- a CDS encoding DUF4252 domain-containing protein produces the protein MKTLKNISLGILVLWLLQSCLPSGRPNMEFVRQSEYNFKGARFVSFNVPVFMAKPFIKKALREDGESEEVIDLIKKVSKIKIMTVDNGSKDMLNEYSRYLNNNNFEEWATIRHNGENVNVRVKQNGETIKNMMITVNSDKELVFVDVKGSFTADDISKMINAATDK, from the coding sequence ATGAAAACTCTCAAAAACATTTCTTTAGGAATCCTTGTATTGTGGCTGCTGCAGTCGTGCCTTCCCTCAGGAAGGCCAAATATGGAATTCGTCAGGCAGTCGGAGTACAATTTTAAAGGAGCAAGATTTGTCAGCTTCAATGTACCTGTGTTTATGGCGAAACCTTTTATTAAGAAAGCTTTGAGAGAAGATGGAGAAAGTGAGGAGGTGATTGATCTCATTAAAAAGGTTTCCAAAATAAAAATAATGACAGTAGATAACGGAAGTAAAGACATGCTGAACGAATATTCCAGATATCTGAATAACAATAACTTTGAAGAATGGGCTACCATAAGACACAACGGTGAAAACGTCAATGTCAGGGTAAAACAAAACGGAGAAACCATCAAAAATATGATGATCACTGTAAATTCAGATAAAGAATTGGTCTTTGTAGATGTAAAGGGAAGTTTTACAGCAGATGATATTTCAAAGATGATTAATGCTGCTACAGATAAATAA
- the guaB gene encoding IMP dehydrogenase, with amino-acid sequence MSIHNKIVETAITFDDVLLVPAYSEVLPNQVSLKSRLTDKITLNVPIVSAAMDTVTEGDLAIALARVGGLGFIHKNMTIAEQAAQVNRVKRSENGMISDPVTLSKDHTLAQAKETMAKYKISGLPVVDSENVLIGIITNRDVKYQENLDMKVEEIMTKENLITSDKNTNLEKAKEILLKNRVEKLPIVDKDNKLVGLITIKDIDNQLEYPNANKDENGRLIVGAGVGVGEDTLDRIEALVKAGVDIIGIDSAHGHSKGVLDKIAEIRKTYPDLDIVGGNIVTAEAARDLIEAGANVLKVGVGPGSICTTRVVAGVGVPQLSAIYNVYEYAASKNVAVIADGGIKLSGDIVKAIASGAGAVMLGSLLAGTDEAPGEEIIFQGRKFKSYQGMGSLSAMKRGGKERYFQSEAKKFVPEGIEGRVPHKGKLEDVIFQLTGGLRAGMGYCGAKDIEALQKDTKMVMITGSGLKESHPHDVIITQEAPNYSL; translated from the coding sequence ATGTCTATTCATAACAAAATTGTAGAGACAGCCATCACTTTCGATGACGTTCTTCTAGTCCCTGCTTATTCAGAAGTTTTACCTAATCAGGTATCATTAAAATCAAGACTTACCGACAAAATTACGCTGAATGTTCCGATAGTTTCTGCTGCGATGGACACCGTTACGGAAGGAGATCTCGCTATTGCCCTGGCAAGAGTGGGAGGTTTGGGATTTATTCACAAAAACATGACGATTGCTGAACAGGCGGCCCAGGTAAACCGTGTAAAACGTTCAGAAAACGGGATGATCTCTGATCCTGTTACCCTTTCAAAAGATCATACCTTAGCTCAGGCTAAAGAAACAATGGCCAAATATAAAATTTCCGGCCTTCCTGTAGTGGATTCCGAAAACGTACTGATTGGAATTATTACCAACAGAGATGTAAAATACCAGGAAAACCTTGACATGAAAGTTGAAGAGATCATGACCAAAGAAAACCTGATCACTTCCGATAAAAATACCAACCTTGAAAAAGCAAAGGAAATCCTTCTTAAAAACAGGGTTGAAAAACTTCCGATTGTAGACAAGGACAATAAATTGGTTGGATTAATTACAATCAAGGATATTGACAATCAGCTTGAGTATCCGAATGCTAATAAAGACGAGAACGGACGCCTTATCGTAGGCGCCGGTGTAGGAGTTGGTGAAGATACTTTAGACAGAATCGAAGCTTTGGTAAAAGCTGGAGTGGATATCATCGGTATCGATTCTGCCCATGGACATTCAAAAGGAGTTTTAGATAAAATTGCTGAAATCAGAAAAACATATCCGGACTTGGATATTGTTGGAGGGAACATTGTAACAGCCGAAGCAGCAAGAGATCTTATTGAAGCCGGAGCAAACGTTCTTAAAGTAGGAGTGGGACCAGGTTCTATCTGTACAACAAGAGTGGTTGCAGGAGTTGGAGTTCCTCAGTTATCCGCAATTTACAATGTTTACGAATATGCTGCATCCAAAAACGTAGCAGTAATTGCTGACGGAGGAATCAAACTTTCAGGAGATATCGTAAAAGCTATTGCAAGTGGGGCAGGAGCTGTAATGTTGGGATCTCTTTTAGCAGGAACTGATGAAGCTCCGGGAGAGGAAATTATTTTCCAGGGGAGAAAATTCAAATCTTATCAGGGAATGGGAAGCCTTTCCGCCATGAAAAGAGGAGGAAAAGAAAGATACTTCCAGAGTGAAGCTAAAAAATTCGTTCCGGAAGGAATTGAAGGAAGAGTGCCGCATAAAGGAAAGCTAGAAGATGTGATCTTCCAGTTAACAGGAGGCCTTAGAGCTGGTATGGGATATTGTGGAGCTAAAGATATTGAAGCTTTACAGAAAGATACCAAGATGGTAATGATTACCGGAAGCGGGTTGAAAGAATCTCATCCGCATGATGTAATTATCACCCAGGAAGCCCCGAATTATTCTTTATAG
- a CDS encoding DUF4252 domain-containing protein, which yields MKKLFIIFALAFSHFFTMYGQRDKFDTLFDRYQEVEGVTSIKIAKPMFGMLSSLNIDDSQLDQIKPLLSKINGLKILITENPENADTTEGRKVQDNLSRLSKDVSVFLKNLNYNEIMSVNNSGAKIKFLSSDAKDGMLDDLLLSINGGKGENILVMLDGKLSMDDVNKIINSSETKTNPVTNLRSSLTSENNSSYLNGEARNVGEFSGINVSTGVNVVFKQESPVSVKVIADADKLQYIITKVENGILKVYVDNKGVKNLRFKNLNVNISSPRMDNIKVSSGASFSAVNSVNENSLVIDVSSGANLKGNFKAANTLDIGTSSGANIRAGVTAGNIMLKASSGSNTAIEGKADNGIIDISSGALCKADEFRLNSLEAEATSGGNLSVNVSTKLKVKASSGGLVKYKGRPEIESNISKTSGGSLKPID from the coding sequence ATGAAAAAACTATTCATAATATTCGCACTCGCTTTTTCCCATTTCTTTACGATGTATGGCCAGCGGGATAAGTTCGACACACTTTTCGACAGATACCAGGAGGTGGAAGGCGTTACTTCCATTAAAATTGCAAAGCCCATGTTTGGTATGCTCAGCAGTCTTAATATTGATGATTCCCAATTGGATCAGATCAAGCCACTGTTGTCAAAAATCAACGGCTTAAAAATTCTTATTACCGAAAATCCGGAAAATGCCGATACAACGGAAGGGCGTAAAGTTCAGGATAACCTTTCAAGGTTGAGTAAGGATGTTTCCGTATTTCTGAAGAATCTCAACTATAATGAAATAATGTCCGTCAACAATTCCGGAGCCAAGATAAAATTTCTTTCCTCCGATGCAAAAGACGGAATGCTGGATGATCTTCTGTTGAGCATTAACGGAGGAAAAGGAGAAAATATCCTCGTTATGCTGGATGGAAAACTATCTATGGACGATGTGAACAAGATTATTAACTCCAGCGAAACCAAGACCAATCCTGTAACCAATCTCAGAAGCAGCCTTACCTCTGAAAATAATTCGTCCTACCTTAACGGAGAAGCCAGGAATGTAGGAGAATTCTCCGGCATCAATGTAAGTACAGGTGTGAATGTGGTTTTCAAGCAGGAAAGTCCTGTCAGTGTAAAAGTGATAGCCGATGCAGATAAACTTCAGTACATCATTACAAAAGTAGAAAATGGAATATTGAAGGTTTATGTAGATAATAAAGGCGTAAAGAATTTAAGATTCAAAAACTTAAACGTTAATATTTCTTCTCCGAGAATGGATAATATCAAAGTTTCTTCAGGGGCCAGTTTCAGCGCGGTGAATTCCGTAAATGAAAACAGCCTGGTCATTGATGTATCGTCAGGAGCTAACCTGAAAGGTAACTTTAAGGCTGCTAATACATTAGATATTGGAACTTCATCGGGGGCCAACATCAGGGCAGGCGTTACAGCAGGAAACATTATGCTGAAAGCATCAAGCGGTTCCAATACAGCCATTGAAGGAAAAGCAGATAACGGAATCATAGACATCAGCAGCGGTGCGCTTTGTAAAGCAGATGAATTTAGACTGAATAGCCTTGAGGCAGAAGCTACATCAGGAGGAAACCTTTCAGTAAATGTTTCCACTAAGCTGAAAGTAAAAGCTTCTTCAGGAGGTTTGGTAAAATATAAAGGAAGACCGGAAATAGAATCCAATATCAGCAAAACATCCGGAGGATCCCTTAAACCTATCGACTAA
- a CDS encoding GlmU family protein: protein MQLVFSDAQYWEDFLPLTFTRPVAAMRCGILTFSERWQKILGNMEVSYFTENYLQDKFKNPEEKESLFLVTNFLPTETVIQQIKDLKQGEALVYEDELVAARINMKGFSLNQIEKMTDIKEKLTFFKKPSDLFTYNHLAIDFDFNLLTEGRTSQELSSTNGFLGDKKDLFIEEGAQIEFSTINTKTGKIYIGKNAEVMEGCNLRGPVSLGEDSKFNLGSKIYGATTIGPHCKVGGEVNNIIIFGYSSKGHEGFVGNSVIGEWCNFGADTNSSNLKNNYSQVKLWNYRTKAFEDTGLQFAGLIMGDHSKTAINTQLNTGTVVGVASNIFKPGFPPNLVENFSWGGGKDDERFKLDKAYEVAERAMGRRKVPLTDEDKAILKHIFDNY from the coding sequence ATGCAATTAGTATTTTCAGATGCCCAATATTGGGAAGATTTTCTTCCGCTTACCTTTACCCGTCCTGTTGCCGCAATGCGTTGCGGAATCCTTACTTTTTCCGAACGGTGGCAAAAGATCTTAGGGAATATGGAGGTTTCTTATTTTACAGAAAACTATCTTCAGGATAAATTTAAAAATCCGGAAGAAAAAGAAAGTCTTTTCCTGGTAACGAATTTTCTGCCGACCGAAACGGTGATTCAGCAAATCAAAGATCTTAAACAGGGTGAAGCTCTGGTTTATGAAGATGAACTGGTTGCCGCCAGGATCAATATGAAAGGATTTTCCTTAAACCAAATTGAAAAAATGACGGATATAAAGGAAAAACTGACATTCTTTAAAAAACCGTCAGATTTATTTACCTATAACCATCTTGCCATAGATTTCGATTTCAACCTGCTTACAGAAGGCAGAACTTCTCAGGAGTTATCTTCTACCAATGGTTTTTTAGGGGATAAAAAGGATCTGTTTATTGAAGAAGGAGCTCAGATAGAATTTTCCACCATCAATACAAAAACGGGAAAAATCTATATCGGGAAAAATGCTGAGGTGATGGAAGGCTGCAATCTTCGCGGACCTGTTTCGCTGGGTGAGGATTCCAAGTTTAATCTGGGATCGAAAATTTACGGTGCTACAACAATTGGTCCACACTGTAAAGTAGGTGGGGAAGTGAATAACATTATCATATTCGGATATTCAAGCAAAGGACATGAAGGATTTGTCGGGAATTCTGTAATCGGAGAATGGTGTAATTTTGGTGCGGATACGAATTCTTCCAACCTTAAAAACAACTACAGTCAGGTTAAGCTGTGGAATTACAGAACAAAAGCTTTTGAAGATACCGGACTTCAGTTTGCAGGCCTGATAATGGGAGATCATTCCAAAACAGCGATCAATACCCAGTTGAATACAGGAACTGTGGTAGGTGTTGCTTCTAATATATTTAAGCCGGGCTTTCCGCCAAACCTTGTGGAAAACTTTTCATGGGGTGGAGGTAAAGATGATGAAAGATTCAAGCTGGATAAAGCCTATGAAGTGGCAGAAAGGGCAATGGGAAGAAGGAAAGTTCCTCTAACGGATGAAGATAAAGCGATATTGAAGCATATTTTTGATAACTATTAA
- a CDS encoding 3-phosphoshikimate 1-carboxyvinyltransferase, whose protein sequence is MKLEKSKLISDKTVQISGSKSISNRLLILESLFNNIHIGNLSNSQDTQLLKKALSENTDTVDIHHAGTAMRFLTSYYSIAEGKTTVLTGSKRMKERPIKNLVNALKDLGVEIEYLENEGFPPLKITGKKITQKQVNVPANISSQFITSLLLIAGKLENGMEINLVGEVTSRSYIEMTLDILTRFGINNSFEGNTIKVEPFNINGESPIVNYEVESDWSSASYFYSICALGRETIHLKSFYKESTQGDSAIAKIYKDFFGIHTVFTESEHKVTLQPEPDFIFPEKIVLDMNNCPDIAQTLCVTAAALKIPFEISGLGTLRVKETDRLQALYNELKKLGTETEITDLTIKSVSFGEPEENISISTYQDHRMAMSFAPFCLIKEITIEEEDVVEKSYPMFWKDLSEIMI, encoded by the coding sequence ATGAAGTTAGAAAAATCAAAATTAATATCAGATAAAACGGTTCAGATCAGCGGTTCGAAAAGTATTTCGAATCGTTTGTTGATTTTGGAAAGTTTATTCAACAATATACATATCGGGAATCTATCCAATTCCCAGGACACCCAGCTGTTGAAAAAAGCACTGTCTGAAAACACAGACACCGTAGACATTCACCACGCAGGAACAGCTATGCGGTTTCTTACCTCTTATTATTCAATAGCCGAAGGAAAAACAACTGTTCTTACCGGATCCAAAAGAATGAAGGAAAGGCCCATTAAAAACCTTGTCAATGCATTAAAAGACCTTGGTGTTGAAATTGAATATCTGGAAAACGAAGGCTTTCCGCCTTTAAAAATCACAGGAAAGAAAATCACTCAAAAGCAGGTTAACGTTCCGGCTAACATATCAAGCCAGTTCATCACTTCTCTTCTTCTGATTGCCGGGAAACTGGAAAACGGAATGGAAATTAATCTGGTTGGTGAAGTTACCTCAAGATCATATATAGAAATGACGCTGGATATCCTGACAAGATTCGGAATAAATAACAGCTTTGAAGGAAATACCATTAAAGTAGAACCGTTTAATATAAATGGTGAATCACCAATAGTGAATTATGAAGTGGAAAGTGACTGGAGCTCGGCTTCGTACTTCTACTCGATTTGTGCGTTAGGAAGAGAAACCATTCATCTGAAAAGCTTTTATAAAGAATCTACCCAGGGAGATTCCGCCATCGCCAAAATTTACAAAGATTTTTTCGGTATCCATACGGTCTTCACTGAAAGCGAGCATAAAGTTACACTTCAGCCGGAACCTGATTTTATTTTCCCGGAAAAAATAGTCCTGGATATGAATAACTGCCCGGATATTGCACAAACCCTGTGTGTAACTGCAGCAGCATTAAAAATTCCTTTTGAAATTTCCGGACTGGGAACTTTAAGAGTGAAAGAAACCGACAGACTCCAGGCTTTATACAACGAGCTGAAAAAGCTGGGTACTGAAACGGAGATCACCGACCTTACCATTAAATCTGTGAGTTTCGGGGAACCGGAAGAAAATATTTCCATCTCAACCTACCAGGATCACAGGATGGCAATGAGCTTTGCCCCGTTCTGCCTTATTAAAGAAATTACCATTGAAGAGGAAGATGTAGTGGAAAAATCTTACCCGATGTTCTGGAAGGATCTGAGTGAGATAATGATATAA
- a CDS encoding RNA polymerase sigma factor, with product MTQETFKNTVFILKDEMYRFAKRFVMSSDEAEDVVQDLMVKFWQKKEELEQFGNLKSYALKSVRNECLNRLKHHDVKLGFADLQLHRSELYSMDINNLKEHIIGFINQLPEKQKMVIHLKDVEEYEVSEISEMMEMEENAVRVNLMRARQKVKEQISQLMSYEQRSISK from the coding sequence ATGACCCAGGAAACTTTCAAGAATACGGTGTTTATTCTCAAAGACGAGATGTATCGTTTTGCGAAAAGATTCGTTATGAGCAGTGATGAAGCAGAAGATGTGGTGCAGGACCTGATGGTGAAGTTCTGGCAGAAAAAGGAAGAGCTGGAGCAGTTTGGAAATTTAAAATCCTATGCTTTAAAGTCCGTCCGGAACGAATGTCTGAACCGGCTGAAGCACCACGATGTAAAGTTAGGATTTGCAGATTTGCAGCTTCACCGCTCGGAATTGTACAGCATGGATATCAATAATCTGAAGGAGCATATTATAGGATTTATCAACCAGCTCCCGGAGAAACAGAAAATGGTAATCCATCTGAAAGATGTAGAAGAATATGAGGTCTCGGAAATCTCCGAAATGATGGAAATGGAAGAAAATGCAGTAAGAGTAAACCTGATGAGGGCGAGACAAAAAGTAAAAGAACAAATATCACAACTGATGAGCTATGAGCAAAGATCAATTTCAAAATAA
- a CDS encoding nucleotide pyrophosphohydrolase produces the protein MEITQLQQQVDEWIKTIGVRYFNELTNMAMLTEEVGEVARIIARRYGEQSEKESDRSKDLGEELADVLFVTLCLANQTGVNLQEAFDRKMKIKTDRDKERHQNNDKLK, from the coding sequence ATGGAAATAACACAACTGCAGCAACAGGTTGACGAATGGATCAAAACCATAGGCGTCCGTTATTTTAATGAACTGACCAACATGGCCATGCTGACCGAAGAGGTAGGCGAAGTAGCCCGCATTATTGCCAGAAGATATGGCGAACAGAGCGAAAAGGAAAGCGACAGGAGCAAGGATCTGGGCGAAGAGCTGGCAGATGTATTATTTGTTACCTTATGTTTGGCCAACCAAACCGGAGTGAATCTGCAGGAAGCTTTCGACAGAAAAATGAAGATTAAAACTGACCGTGATAAGGAACGGCACCAGAACAACGATAAGTTGAAATAA
- a CDS encoding SDR family oxidoreductase, with protein sequence MTIIITGTSSGIGFVLAEYFGKKGHKVYGLSRKHTESQYFRSIPTDITDNTAVQNAISEVLKTESGIDVLINNAGMGMVGAVEDSTKEDILKLFNLNLVGAVQMMSAVLPKMRENKFGKIINISSIGSEMGLPFRGFYSASKSALDKVTEAMRYEVYPWNIDVCSLHLGDIKTNIAENRVKTKVSEPYKNIFDKVYALMNSHVGDGTEPLEVATYVENLLNKNKWKAHYYFGKFGQKIGVPLKWILPQGTYENLMKKYNKLD encoded by the coding sequence ATGACTATCATCATCACCGGAACCTCATCAGGAATAGGTTTTGTACTGGCTGAATATTTCGGAAAAAAAGGCCATAAAGTATATGGCTTAAGCCGGAAACATACGGAAAGTCAATATTTCAGATCTATTCCGACAGATATTACTGATAATACCGCTGTTCAGAATGCCATCAGTGAAGTTTTAAAAACAGAATCAGGAATTGATGTCCTGATCAACAATGCGGGAATGGGAATGGTAGGTGCCGTGGAAGATTCTACGAAGGAAGATATTTTAAAGCTGTTCAACCTGAATCTTGTGGGCGCTGTTCAGATGATGAGTGCCGTTCTCCCGAAAATGCGGGAAAATAAATTCGGGAAGATCATTAATATTTCAAGTATCGGAAGTGAAATGGGACTTCCTTTCCGTGGTTTCTATTCTGCTTCCAAATCTGCTTTGGATAAGGTAACTGAAGCTATGAGATATGAAGTATATCCCTGGAATATCGATGTTTGCTCGTTACATCTTGGCGATATCAAAACAAATATTGCAGAGAACAGGGTAAAAACAAAGGTTTCTGAGCCGTACAAAAATATATTTGACAAAGTATATGCATTGATGAACTCCCATGTGGGCGATGGAACCGAACCTTTGGAAGTGGCCACTTACGTTGAAAACCTTTTGAATAAAAATAAATGGAAGGCCCATTATTATTTTGGTAAATTCGGGCAGAAGATCGGAGTTCCGCTGAAATGGATCCTTCCACAGGGAACCTATGAAAATCTGATGAAAAAGTATAATAAACTGGATTAA
- a CDS encoding type B 50S ribosomal protein L31: MKKGIHPENYRLVVFKDMSNDEVFLCKSTAETKDTIEYEGQEYPLIKMEISSTSHPFYTGKVKLVDTAGRVDKFMNKYKKFAK; this comes from the coding sequence ATGAAAAAAGGAATCCACCCGGAAAATTATAGACTTGTTGTTTTCAAAGATATGAGTAACGACGAGGTGTTTCTTTGCAAATCTACTGCAGAAACTAAAGATACTATCGAATATGAAGGACAAGAGTATCCGTTGATCAAAATGGAAATCTCTTCAACTTCTCACCCTTTCTACACTGGTAAAGTGAAATTAGTTGACACTGCAGGTAGAGTTGATAAGTTCATGAACAAATACAAAAAATTCGCTAAGTAA
- a CDS encoding SusC/RagA family TonB-linked outer membrane protein has translation MKKTLATFAVFLLPLYLTAQEINISGNVKSENGSGMPGVSITDKNTGKTAMTDESGNFTISANPKDILEFHAQDFTMYSVEVSSKRQYSVVLKKANEKQIEGIVITALGIAKKKEKIGYATQEVGTKQFETITTPSIGNLFSGQVAGLNVSNPTGMQQAPQFTLRGNSNLVFVIDGVIVEKEVFQNLDPNNIENINVLKGATASALYGSRGRYGAVLITTKSARKKGFSVEFSQNTMVTAGFTNLPKTQNEYGNGSHGKYEFWDGADGGVNDGDMIWGPKFVPGLKIAQWNSPIRDKLTGQVIPWYGAVSGTLYNDKSRYERVPIDWKYHDNLDTFLKPAVINNNSFAVSYKNNKDIYRLSGNFMNYDDRIPGSYLQRYGINFSSENRLGEKLTFDTKFNFNQTFTPNIPNYDYNPSGHMYTILIWMGADVDGRDLKNHMWIPGKEGTAQANWNYAWYNNPWFGAEYYKNKNRTNVINAQTGLEYKATEDFSVKGKISIVENHNKQEILSPYSYFNYSAPRSGGYLLNDTKTWNLNSDILATYKKKISDNFDFTINAGGSTFYYKNNIDNASTDGLKIPELYTLENSTGAVKYYDYLKEKLIYSAYSTIDIGLYNAFFINISGRNDWSSTLPKANRSYFYPSASVSTVISNLVKMPEAVNLLKLSASWAKVAYDFQPYSIRNYYLNNKGATFNGNPMFNYPTILNVENSLKPEQTKSYELGLSAGLFKNRVTLDVTYFRTLDYNNILEFPAAPSSGFTSQYVNGNEYTTKGLEISLGLIPVKTANFTWRSLINWSTYEQKLTSIYDDMPNYNNIKLGERMDSFYDYIWKKSPDGKVILNAATGMPTRADAPSNLGHFNPDWTFGFNNTFKYKKFSLNIGIDGSIGGVMRSQVVEKMWWGGKHPNSTAYRDLEYANPGTYYFVPDGVNYNAATGTYTPHTKPISFQDWAQNYPYQARVTEDESELFANVFDRTFIKLRSVVLEYDFSYLLNPKGMIKNFTANISAYNLAMWKKSKNLYSDPDYQLKKRDDNDIQDPSSRWIGIGFNLKF, from the coding sequence ATGAAGAAGACTTTAGCTACTTTTGCTGTTTTTTTACTCCCCCTTTACCTTACTGCCCAAGAAATCAACATTTCCGGAAATGTAAAATCCGAAAACGGCTCCGGTATGCCTGGAGTAAGCATTACCGACAAAAATACCGGAAAAACTGCCATGACCGATGAAAGCGGTAATTTTACCATCTCCGCCAATCCGAAAGACATCCTTGAATTTCATGCTCAGGATTTCACAATGTATTCTGTAGAAGTTTCTTCCAAAAGGCAGTACTCTGTTGTTTTGAAAAAAGCTAATGAAAAACAAATTGAAGGAATTGTTATTACCGCTTTAGGCATTGCCAAAAAGAAAGAAAAGATAGGCTACGCTACCCAGGAAGTAGGTACCAAACAGTTTGAAACCATCACCACCCCAAGTATAGGAAATTTATTTTCAGGACAGGTGGCCGGACTTAATGTTTCTAATCCTACAGGAATGCAGCAGGCACCACAGTTTACATTAAGAGGAAATTCCAATCTTGTTTTTGTGATCGATGGTGTGATCGTGGAAAAAGAAGTATTCCAGAATCTTGATCCCAATAATATTGAAAATATCAATGTTTTGAAAGGGGCAACCGCCTCCGCACTATATGGTTCAAGAGGAAGATACGGAGCTGTTCTGATCACAACGAAAAGTGCTAGGAAAAAAGGTTTCTCCGTAGAATTTTCACAAAATACGATGGTAACAGCAGGATTCACCAATCTTCCCAAAACACAGAACGAGTACGGAAACGGATCTCATGGAAAATACGAATTCTGGGACGGAGCCGACGGCGGTGTAAATGATGGTGATATGATCTGGGGGCCGAAATTTGTTCCCGGATTGAAAATTGCCCAATGGAACAGCCCAATCAGGGATAAACTGACTGGACAGGTAATTCCCTGGTATGGAGCGGTATCAGGAACGCTGTACAATGACAAATCAAGATACGAAAGAGTACCAATCGACTGGAAATATCATGATAACTTAGATACATTTTTAAAGCCTGCGGTAATCAACAATAACAGTTTCGCAGTAAGCTATAAAAACAATAAGGACATCTACAGGCTCTCCGGGAATTTCATGAATTATGACGACAGGATTCCGGGTTCTTACCTACAGCGTTACGGCATCAATTTCTCTTCTGAAAACCGTTTGGGAGAAAAATTAACTTTTGATACCAAATTCAATTTCAATCAAACCTTCACGCCTAATATTCCCAACTACGACTACAACCCAAGCGGACATATGTATACCATCCTGATCTGGATGGGAGCTGATGTGGACGGAAGAGACCTTAAAAACCATATGTGGATTCCCGGGAAAGAAGGTACCGCACAGGCTAACTGGAATTATGCATGGTATAATAACCCGTGGTTTGGAGCTGAATATTATAAAAATAAAAACAGGACCAACGTTATCAATGCACAAACCGGCCTGGAATATAAAGCAACTGAAGATTTCTCGGTAAAAGGTAAGATATCAATTGTCGAAAACCACAATAAGCAGGAAATATTAAGCCCTTATTCTTATTTCAATTACAGCGCTCCGAGAAGTGGCGGCTATCTTCTGAATGATACCAAAACATGGAATCTCAATTCTGATATCTTAGCTACTTACAAGAAAAAAATATCTGATAATTTTGATTTCACAATCAATGCCGGAGGATCAACATTTTATTATAAAAACAATATCGACAATGCATCCACAGACGGACTGAAAATTCCTGAACTATACACACTGGAAAACTCAACCGGTGCTGTAAAGTATTATGATTACCTTAAGGAAAAACTGATTTACAGTGCCTACTCAACCATTGATATTGGATTGTACAATGCTTTTTTCATCAACATTTCAGGACGTAATGACTGGTCATCTACCCTTCCGAAAGCCAACAGGTCTTACTTTTATCCTTCCGCATCGGTAAGTACTGTTATTTCTAATCTGGTGAAAATGCCGGAAGCCGTTAATCTTTTAAAACTTTCAGCTTCGTGGGCGAAGGTGGCTTATGATTTCCAGCCCTATTCAATAAGGAATTACTATCTGAATAATAAAGGGGCCACTTTTAACGGAAACCCGATGTTCAACTATCCTACCATCCTCAATGTTGAAAATTCTTTAAAACCTGAACAGACAAAATCTTATGAATTGGGATTAAGTGCAGGATTATTCAAGAACAGGGTTACTTTAGACGTTACCTATTTCAGAACATTAGACTATAACAACATCCTTGAATTCCCGGCAGCACCTTCATCAGGTTTTACTTCGCAATATGTAAACGGGAATGAATATACGACAAAAGGCCTGGAAATCTCTTTAGGACTGATTCCTGTAAAAACAGCCAATTTTACATGGAGATCCCTGATCAACTGGAGCACTTATGAGCAGAAACTCACCTCTATTTATGATGATATGCCAAACTACAACAATATCAAGCTCGGTGAAAGAATGGACAGCTTCTACGATTATATCTGGAAGAAATCCCCTGATGGAAAAGTAATTCTAAATGCCGCTACAGGAATGCCTACAAGAGCGGATGCACCAAGCAATTTAGGTCACTTCAACCCGGACTGGACTTTCGGCTTTAATAATACATTTAAGTATAAAAAATTCTCCTTAAACATTGGAATTGACGGAAGCATAGGCGGTGTTATGAGATCACAGGTCGTAGAAAAAATGTGGTGGGGCGGAAAACACCCGAACTCAACCGCCTACAGAGACCTTGAATATGCCAATCCGGGAACGTATTATTTCGTACCGGACGGTGTGAATTACAATGCAGCTACCGGAACTTATACTCCACATACAAAACCGATCAGTTTTCAGGACTGGGCACAGAATTATCCTTACCAGGCAAGGGTAACGGAAGATGAAAGTGAATTGTTTGCGAATGTTTTCGACAGAACTTTCATCAAATTGAGATCTGTGGTACTGGAATATGATTTCTCCTATCTCCTTAATCCGAAAGGAATGATCAAAAATTTCACAGCCAATATTTCAGCATATAACCTTGCCATGTGGAAAAAGTCTAAAAATCTTTATTCCGATCCGGATTATCAGCTTAAGAAAAGAGATGACAATGATATCCAGGACCCTTCCAGCAGATGGATAGGAATCGGCTTTAATCTAAAATTTTAA